One window of the Posidoniimonas polymericola genome contains the following:
- a CDS encoding PEP-CTERM sorting domain-containing protein, producing MMCSTFFQSFLALVAATMTLLCLASPSSGERLFLNGSMYSATGELIPRQYPFPEGTGIENQEVVYLDRTLSADGKVVTTWANSLGLEIGYHRDARTGEYLGTTQSFVYLYGGSVGQPIYTGWGGPDDAIALPPHRRMMERVHAPPGGADYLARGVTEAPEDYGPAVDVLFDSQTGLVRQAFGSVLCFGPGPLGLQSRLYANEGQQIVVYEEVDDGGVIDFQRVNSYASPINVSDAYYYDFVIPIHAGADGNLYFLKDNAVHRMNGLTGEDLGVFVSLDQYDSTGPPAEEAFTSIRMAEEPYLYVQYAGVEKPYTAFTKFDLATGQRIGGFEIEALNIDFTATLQWQSWEIVEGVPEPSSVAVLASGVCCLLGRRRRVG from the coding sequence ATGATGTGCTCCACATTTTTTCAATCGTTTCTCGCCCTGGTCGCTGCGACTATGACGCTGCTGTGCTTAGCGTCGCCTTCTTCTGGCGAGCGGCTTTTCCTGAACGGCAGCATGTACTCGGCGACCGGCGAGTTGATCCCGCGCCAGTATCCTTTCCCAGAGGGGACCGGCATCGAGAACCAGGAAGTGGTCTACTTAGATCGCACTCTCAGCGCCGATGGGAAGGTTGTGACGACCTGGGCGAACTCACTGGGTTTGGAGATCGGCTACCACCGTGACGCTAGGACAGGGGAGTACTTGGGGACAACCCAGAGCTTCGTCTATCTGTACGGCGGGTCGGTAGGGCAGCCGATTTACACGGGGTGGGGGGGGCCGGATGATGCGATCGCCTTACCGCCTCACCGTCGCATGATGGAGAGGGTGCACGCCCCGCCCGGTGGCGCTGACTACTTAGCGAGAGGAGTCACGGAAGCACCTGAGGATTACGGTCCAGCGGTCGATGTTCTATTTGACAGCCAGACCGGCTTGGTGCGTCAAGCGTTTGGATCGGTGCTGTGTTTCGGTCCTGGTCCGCTCGGTCTGCAGTCGCGACTCTACGCCAACGAGGGCCAGCAGATCGTCGTCTACGAGGAGGTGGATGACGGTGGCGTCATCGATTTCCAACGCGTCAATTCCTACGCAAGTCCGATCAATGTGAGCGACGCCTATTACTACGACTTCGTTATCCCAATTCACGCGGGCGCCGATGGGAATCTGTACTTCTTGAAAGACAACGCTGTCCATCGCATGAACGGGCTGACCGGCGAGGACCTCGGCGTGTTCGTGTCCCTCGATCAGTACGACTCGACTGGTCCACCGGCAGAGGAAGCATTCACAAGCATCCGAATGGCCGAAGAGCCTTACCTCTACGTTCAATACGCAGGTGTTGAAAAGCCTTACACTGCGTTCACCAAGTTCGACTTGGCTACCGGCCAGCGAATCGGCGGATTCGAGATCGAGGCTCTCAATATCGACTTCACAGCTACCCTACAGTGGCAATCGTGGGAAATCGTTGAAGGGGTTCCCGAGCCGAGCAGCGTCGCTGTGCTCGCAAGCGGCGTCTGCTGCCTGCTGGGCCGCCGGCGCCGCGTTGGGTGA
- a CDS encoding ABC transporter ATP-binding protein: MPDLVVDHAAKSYPTPSGPLEVLREASFSLDRGQSMAIVGPSGSGKSTLLALLGGLEPPTAGTITIAGQDSYALPEKELPKFRGEQIGFVFQEHYLLPQCTVLENVLTPLLAVGSAGPAEQEIARELLDRVGLSQRLTHLPSELSGGERQRVAIARALVRKPTLVLADEPTGNLDQTTAGGVTDLLLELQQETNSILVVVTHSPDLAAAMQSSKRLDDGRLVDQ, translated from the coding sequence ATGCCAGACCTCGTTGTCGACCACGCCGCCAAGAGCTACCCCACCCCCTCGGGACCGCTGGAGGTGCTGCGCGAAGCTAGCTTCTCCCTCGACCGTGGCCAGAGCATGGCGATTGTCGGACCCAGCGGCTCTGGCAAGAGCACGCTGCTAGCACTGCTCGGCGGGCTTGAGCCGCCGACCGCGGGCACGATCACCATCGCCGGCCAGGACTCCTACGCCCTGCCGGAGAAGGAGCTCCCCAAGTTCCGCGGCGAGCAGATCGGCTTTGTCTTCCAGGAGCACTACCTGCTGCCGCAGTGCACGGTGCTCGAGAACGTGCTGACGCCGCTGCTGGCGGTTGGCTCCGCCGGGCCCGCCGAGCAGGAAATCGCCCGCGAGCTGCTCGACCGCGTCGGCCTCAGCCAGCGGCTCACCCACCTGCCGTCCGAGCTGTCGGGCGGCGAGCGGCAGCGGGTCGCCATCGCCCGGGCGTTGGTCCGCAAGCCGACGCTGGTCCTTGCCGACGAGCCGACCGGCAACCTCGACCAGACCACCGCCGGCGGCGTCACCGACCTGCTGCTGGAACTGCAACAAGAAACCAATTCCATCCTGGTGGTCGTCACGCACAGCCCCGACCTGGCCGCCGCGATGCAGTCGAGCAAGAGACTGGATGACGGGCGATTGGTCGATCAGTAG
- a CDS encoding lysophospholipid acyltransferase family protein: protein MSLSRRALSWLIALAIVTLRITCRVRVYNDPRPKLREAGLPYTYSTLHAHQVAVVINREPGTAAMVSQSKDGQLLIPAFKLMRVRPKCGSSGGGGKGGRAALQGLADNLRGGDPAILAVDGPIGPRGRVSKGVAVLAKQTGCAVINVVGIPTSRWIITKAWDRLQIPKPFSTIHGYFGEPLFYQVGESIEDFRLRVEEQLNALEQKHDPEEAAAAAAATAARPPRRRRVAA, encoded by the coding sequence ATGTCGCTCTCCCGTCGGGCGCTCTCCTGGCTCATCGCGTTGGCGATTGTGACCCTCCGCATCACTTGCCGCGTGCGGGTCTACAACGACCCCCGCCCCAAGCTCCGCGAGGCGGGCCTGCCTTACACGTACTCAACGCTGCACGCGCATCAGGTAGCCGTGGTGATCAACCGCGAGCCGGGCACGGCGGCCATGGTATCCCAGTCGAAGGACGGTCAGCTGCTGATCCCGGCGTTCAAGCTGATGCGGGTGCGTCCGAAGTGCGGCTCGAGCGGCGGCGGCGGCAAGGGCGGCCGCGCCGCGTTGCAGGGCCTGGCCGACAACCTCCGCGGCGGCGACCCGGCGATCCTGGCGGTCGATGGCCCGATCGGCCCCCGCGGCCGCGTCAGCAAGGGCGTGGCGGTGCTCGCGAAGCAGACCGGCTGCGCCGTGATCAACGTGGTCGGCATCCCCACCAGCCGCTGGATCATCACCAAGGCGTGGGACCGGCTGCAGATCCCCAAGCCGTTCAGCACCATCCACGGCTACTTTGGCGAGCCGCTGTTCTACCAAGTCGGCGAGAGCATCGAAGACTTTCGCCTGCGCGTCGAAGAGCAGCTGAACGCGCTGGAGCAGAAGCACGACCCCGAAGAAGCGGCAGCGGCCGCCGCGGCGACCGCTGCCCGGCCGCCCAGACGGCGCCGCGTGGCGGCGTAG
- a CDS encoding DUF5685 family protein — translation MFGYLRGPHGDLDYRRAYARCCRFQRLCFGARTAPVVSYEGVFAYLLAREALGGGVLLESESTCCRLRGARAVAGADDQPLGEFAAALGMLLAGIKLRDDVRDDRSLAARLALFIWRRPMKQAEEYFAQLDPAAPSRFREVVERHVALEAAGQRCSLAEFARPTAEGFGYAFSLLSRLDGRLITHADRFEEIGRAIGGAIIMADCAVDWRRDKRRGLPNPVKDADAADDASTAAQRELVEASSCWWAMADRRVSLRVLSSAIERIESRRSAPLPPGKCPTLRPSHLMRAGFCDCDCPIGGCDCGGGDCGGGECGACGGGGPDVGWAPGASAGCCDPSCCICIDCWMCEPRQQKPEMTRRRWESFIGRTGFANGDLAPVGMVVIDGRSHPASTKGPRIGGGACVEVVDVDEFGLIVQRSEQTQA, via the coding sequence ATGTTTGGATACCTCCGCGGCCCCCACGGTGACCTCGACTACCGCCGGGCGTATGCGCGGTGCTGCCGGTTTCAGCGGCTGTGCTTTGGCGCCCGCACGGCGCCGGTCGTGAGCTACGAGGGGGTGTTCGCTTACCTGCTGGCGAGGGAGGCGCTCGGCGGCGGCGTGCTGCTAGAGTCGGAGTCGACCTGCTGCCGTTTGCGGGGCGCGCGGGCGGTTGCCGGGGCGGACGACCAGCCGCTCGGCGAGTTCGCCGCGGCGCTCGGCATGCTGCTCGCCGGGATCAAGCTCCGCGACGATGTCCGCGACGACCGGTCGCTCGCCGCGCGGCTGGCGTTGTTCATCTGGCGGCGACCGATGAAGCAAGCCGAGGAGTACTTCGCCCAACTCGACCCGGCAGCGCCCAGCCGCTTCCGCGAAGTCGTCGAGCGGCACGTCGCGCTCGAGGCTGCGGGCCAGCGCTGCTCGCTGGCCGAGTTCGCCCGGCCGACGGCCGAGGGCTTCGGCTACGCGTTCTCGCTGCTGTCGCGGTTGGACGGGCGACTGATCACGCACGCCGATCGGTTCGAGGAGATCGGTCGGGCGATCGGCGGCGCGATCATCATGGCCGATTGCGCGGTGGACTGGCGGCGTGACAAACGGCGTGGTCTGCCCAACCCGGTGAAGGACGCGGACGCCGCCGACGACGCCTCCACGGCCGCGCAGCGCGAACTTGTCGAGGCGTCCTCGTGTTGGTGGGCGATGGCTGATCGCCGCGTTTCGCTGCGGGTGCTCAGCAGCGCGATCGAACGCATCGAGTCGCGGCGCTCGGCCCCACTGCCGCCCGGAAAATGCCCCACGCTGCGGCCGTCGCATCTGATGCGAGCTGGGTTTTGCGACTGCGACTGCCCAATCGGCGGGTGCGACTGTGGTGGTGGCGACTGCGGAGGCGGGGAGTGTGGGGCGTGTGGAGGCGGTGGTCCTGATGTTGGCTGGGCGCCTGGGGCGTCTGCCGGCTGCTGCGACCCCAGCTGCTGTATCTGCATCGACTGCTGGATGTGCGAGCCCCGCCAGCAGAAGCCTGAAATGACCCGCCGGCGGTGGGAGTCGTTCATCGGACGGACCGGCTTCGCCAACGGCGACCTAGCTCCCGTCGGGATGGTGGTGATTGACGGCCGCTCTCACCCCGCCAGCACAAAAGGGCCACGAATCGGCGGTGGCGCCTGCGTCGAAGTCGTGGACGTCGACGAATTCGGCTTGATTGTGCAGCGTAGCGAGCAGACGCAAGCCTGA
- the uvrB gene encoding excinuclease ABC subunit UvrB codes for MPQFQLSSEFQPAGDQPAAIEKLTKELKAGRRAQTLMGVTGSGKTFTMANVIQELQRPALVLSHNKTLAAQLYSEFREFFPNNAVSYFVSYYDYYQPEAYIPQRDIYIEKDASINEEIDRMRLATTSSLVSRRDVIVVASVSCIYGLGSPEDYKEMMVGLTVGDVIDRDEMLAKLIDIQYERNDHDPARGKFRVRGDSIEIWPAYEEFAYRIEMWGDEIEKLSIINPTSGEVVDQLQSIYIYPAKHFVLPEERIENAVNNIRKELSGRLELFKEQGKLLEAQRLNARTRYDIEMMLEMGYCPGIENYSGPLSGRPAGSPPNTLFDFFPDDYLLFVDESHATIPQVGAMYNGDRARKTTLVEHGFRLPSALDNRPMKFDEWQERVKQVVYVSATPADFELEQTGGEVVEQIVRPTGLLDPVIELSPARGQVPHLLEQVRERAAKNERVLVTTLTKRLAEDLSSYLCEQGVLCKWLHSELDAFERVELLRDLRQGKFEVLVGVNLLREGLDLPEVSLVAILDADKEGFLRSETSLMQTIGRAARNVNSKVIMYADKVTRSMQAAMDETDRRRKVQQEYNEANGITPQTIIKAIRAGIEGEAAAHAAANAAVGRSDETQYITEEYINELEKEMYEAADSMEFERAAILRDRIDKMRESIGQSVAAVEDSLKKTGKKGRGRTKKAKVPRPKKGV; via the coding sequence ATGCCGCAATTCCAGCTCAGCTCCGAGTTTCAGCCTGCCGGTGACCAGCCGGCCGCTATTGAGAAGCTCACCAAAGAACTCAAGGCGGGCCGCCGCGCGCAGACGCTGATGGGCGTCACCGGCAGCGGCAAGACGTTCACCATGGCGAACGTCATTCAAGAGCTGCAGCGGCCCGCGCTGGTGCTGAGTCACAACAAGACGCTCGCCGCCCAGCTGTACAGCGAGTTCCGCGAGTTCTTCCCCAACAACGCGGTCAGCTACTTCGTCAGCTACTACGACTACTACCAGCCCGAGGCCTACATCCCGCAGCGGGACATCTACATCGAGAAGGACGCGTCGATCAACGAGGAGATCGACCGCATGCGGCTGGCGACCACCAGCAGCCTGGTCAGCCGCCGCGACGTGATTGTCGTGGCGAGCGTGTCGTGCATCTACGGCTTGGGCTCGCCCGAGGACTACAAGGAGATGATGGTCGGCCTTACCGTGGGCGACGTCATCGACCGCGACGAGATGCTCGCGAAGCTGATCGACATCCAGTACGAGCGGAACGACCACGACCCGGCCCGCGGCAAGTTCCGGGTGCGCGGCGACTCGATCGAGATCTGGCCCGCCTACGAGGAGTTCGCCTACCGCATCGAGATGTGGGGCGACGAGATCGAGAAGCTGTCGATCATCAACCCAACCTCGGGCGAGGTGGTCGACCAGCTGCAGAGCATCTACATCTACCCGGCCAAGCACTTCGTGCTGCCCGAGGAGCGGATCGAGAACGCGGTCAACAACATCCGCAAGGAGCTCTCCGGCCGGCTCGAGCTGTTCAAGGAGCAGGGCAAGCTGCTCGAGGCCCAGCGGCTCAATGCCCGCACGCGGTACGACATCGAGATGATGCTCGAGATGGGCTACTGCCCCGGCATCGAGAACTATAGCGGCCCGCTGAGCGGCCGGCCCGCCGGCTCGCCGCCCAACACGCTGTTCGACTTCTTCCCGGACGACTACCTGCTGTTTGTCGACGAGAGCCACGCCACGATCCCTCAGGTCGGCGCGATGTACAACGGCGACCGCGCCCGCAAGACCACGCTGGTCGAGCACGGGTTCCGGCTGCCGAGCGCGCTGGACAACCGGCCGATGAAATTCGACGAGTGGCAGGAGCGGGTCAAGCAGGTGGTGTACGTCAGCGCCACGCCCGCCGACTTCGAGCTCGAGCAGACCGGCGGCGAGGTGGTCGAGCAGATCGTCCGACCGACCGGCCTGTTAGACCCGGTGATCGAGCTCAGCCCGGCCCGCGGCCAGGTGCCGCACCTCCTGGAGCAGGTCCGCGAGCGGGCGGCCAAGAACGAGCGGGTGCTGGTCACGACGCTTACCAAGCGGCTGGCGGAGGACCTGTCGAGCTACCTGTGCGAGCAGGGCGTCTTGTGCAAGTGGCTGCACTCGGAGCTCGACGCGTTCGAGCGGGTCGAGCTGCTGCGGGACCTGCGGCAGGGCAAGTTCGAGGTGCTGGTGGGCGTCAACCTGCTGCGTGAGGGCCTCGACCTGCCGGAGGTGTCGCTGGTGGCGATCCTCGACGCCGACAAGGAGGGCTTCCTCCGGAGTGAGACCTCCCTGATGCAGACCATCGGCCGCGCGGCGCGGAACGTGAACAGCAAGGTCATCATGTACGCCGACAAGGTGACCCGCAGCATGCAGGCCGCCATGGACGAGACCGACCGCCGCCGCAAGGTGCAGCAGGAGTACAACGAGGCCAACGGCATCACGCCGCAGACCATCATCAAGGCGATCCGCGCGGGCATCGAGGGCGAGGCCGCCGCGCACGCCGCCGCCAACGCCGCTGTCGGCCGCTCGGACGAGACCCAGTACATCACCGAGGAGTACATCAACGAGCTCGAGAAGGAGATGTACGAGGCGGCCGACTCGATGGAGTTCGAACGGGCCGCCATCCTCCGCGACCGGATTGATAAAATGCGGGAGAGCATCGGCCAGAGCGTCGCGGCGGTGGAGGACTCGCTCAAGAAGACCGGCAAGAAGGGCCGCGGCCGCACGAAGAAGGCGAAGGTGCCGCGCCCGAAGAAGGGGGTGTGA
- a CDS encoding carboxypeptidase-like regulatory domain-containing protein → MRLPPRLAIPLALALSCCWSSAEAAQPESSDAMIHGGLTEVIERLVKIEERLDKLADGPSEFTPVQITVVDTSGGPIPGAKVQLSGVREGRELQVTGESTADEPVAFSRSLPYGKYRMTVELPNGYRVNRRAFVVEYGAKMAVEVVAPPADESGTLVLRSRISAESAEGLRFGERRTSRGIAYTKSNAPEPSEDGGSMADYPTIGDGLAELMAAVSISVTCTLEQPDGSEIEWKWAPEGHSHQPLYYATSDGHMAPYDGLFSGGETREADAERFEDLGLRESIHYLVQQRDVQTQDSATITLPVGTLVVEVDPPIAHAERPVAEALRADSSVVDKVWLNSNLGKKSEWWGRLLGENDWDFGNPFHADAKIDLRAGEQANITIGPAAQ, encoded by the coding sequence ATGCGACTCCCACCGCGCCTGGCCATTCCCCTCGCGCTCGCCCTGTCTTGCTGTTGGTCGTCGGCAGAGGCGGCGCAACCCGAGAGCAGCGACGCCATGATCCACGGCGGGCTCACCGAGGTCATCGAGCGGCTCGTCAAGATCGAAGAGCGGCTTGACAAGCTGGCCGACGGCCCGAGCGAGTTCACGCCGGTGCAGATCACGGTGGTGGATACGAGCGGCGGCCCGATCCCCGGCGCCAAGGTGCAGCTCAGCGGCGTCCGGGAAGGACGCGAGCTGCAGGTGACGGGCGAATCGACGGCCGACGAACCGGTCGCGTTCTCACGCAGCCTGCCGTACGGCAAGTACCGGATGACGGTGGAGCTGCCCAATGGGTACCGCGTCAATCGGAGGGCGTTTGTCGTTGAGTACGGCGCGAAGATGGCAGTTGAGGTGGTCGCGCCGCCGGCCGACGAGAGCGGGACGCTGGTGCTCCGCTCTAGGATCAGCGCCGAATCAGCAGAGGGGCTGCGATTCGGCGAGCGGCGGACAAGCAGGGGCATTGCCTATACAAAGTCAAATGCGCCAGAACCTTCCGAAGACGGCGGCAGCATGGCCGACTACCCTACCATCGGTGACGGCCTTGCCGAATTGATGGCGGCGGTGAGCATCAGCGTGACCTGCACGCTCGAGCAGCCCGACGGCAGCGAGATTGAGTGGAAGTGGGCGCCGGAGGGGCACAGCCATCAGCCGCTCTACTACGCCACTTCCGACGGACACATGGCGCCGTACGACGGGCTCTTCTCTGGCGGTGAGACCCGCGAGGCGGATGCCGAACGGTTCGAGGACCTCGGTCTGCGTGAGTCGATCCACTACCTGGTGCAGCAGCGGGATGTTCAAACCCAGGATTCCGCAACGATCACGCTGCCGGTGGGCACATTGGTTGTCGAGGTCGACCCGCCGATCGCCCACGCCGAACGGCCGGTCGCCGAGGCCCTGCGGGCGGATTCCAGCGTGGTCGATAAGGTGTGGTTGAACTCAAATCTGGGGAAGAAATCAGAGTGGTGGGGCCGCTTGCTGGGCGAGAATGATTGGGATTTCGGCAATCCCTTCCACGCCGACGCCAAGATTGACCTGAGGGCGGGCGAACAAGCAAATATCACGATCGGTCCTGCGGCCCAGTAG
- a CDS encoding M24 family metallopeptidase yields the protein MSQPTPIAPAEYQLRLAKAQRLLAEHNLDALLLPAGTSLRYFTGVAWGLSERFLGAVLPREGELVYVAPAFEEPKVRELLVLDGPLAVWEEHDSPFELVARLLKEQNAGRVAVEGTTPFFMGEALRQAAPSVELVDAAPVVDGCRMQKSAAEVAIIEHAMGVTLDIHRRVRDRLAVGVTNTEIARWIDAEHRAAGADNGSTFAIVAFGESTAFPHGPKGEQRLAEGDTVLVDTGCTFDGYHSDLTRTYVFGEPTARQRQIWEIEREAQAAAFAAAQPGAPCEAVDAAARAVLERHGLGPDYQTPGLPHRTGHGLGMDIHEAPYLVRGNQTPLAEGMVGSIEPMICVYGELGVRLEDHFVVTPAGPRWLSEPSASLDRPFG from the coding sequence ATGAGCCAACCAACGCCGATCGCTCCTGCGGAATACCAATTACGCCTCGCCAAGGCGCAGCGTCTGCTGGCCGAGCACAACCTCGACGCGCTCTTGCTGCCGGCCGGGACGAGCCTGCGGTACTTTACGGGCGTTGCCTGGGGATTGAGCGAGCGTTTCCTCGGCGCGGTGCTGCCGCGGGAGGGGGAGCTGGTTTACGTCGCGCCGGCGTTCGAGGAACCCAAGGTGCGCGAGCTGCTCGTACTCGACGGGCCGCTCGCAGTCTGGGAGGAGCACGACTCGCCGTTCGAGCTGGTCGCTCGTTTGCTAAAGGAGCAGAACGCCGGCCGGGTAGCAGTTGAGGGCACGACACCGTTCTTCATGGGCGAGGCGCTCCGCCAAGCCGCGCCGAGCGTCGAGCTGGTCGACGCCGCGCCGGTGGTCGACGGCTGCCGGATGCAGAAGTCGGCGGCCGAGGTCGCCATCATCGAGCACGCGATGGGCGTGACACTCGACATCCACCGCCGCGTGCGCGATCGGCTCGCGGTCGGGGTGACCAACACCGAGATCGCCCGCTGGATCGACGCCGAGCACCGGGCGGCGGGCGCCGACAACGGGTCAACGTTCGCGATCGTGGCGTTCGGCGAGTCGACGGCGTTCCCGCACGGGCCCAAGGGGGAGCAGCGGCTCGCGGAGGGCGACACCGTGCTGGTCGACACCGGCTGCACCTTTGATGGCTACCACTCGGATTTAACTCGGACTTATGTGTTTGGCGAGCCGACCGCTCGGCAGCGGCAGATCTGGGAGATCGAGCGCGAGGCGCAGGCCGCGGCGTTCGCGGCCGCCCAGCCCGGCGCGCCGTGCGAGGCGGTCGACGCGGCCGCCAGGGCGGTGCTCGAGCGGCACGGGCTCGGGCCCGACTACCAGACGCCCGGCCTGCCGCACCGCACGGGGCACGGGCTGGGGATGGACATCCACGAGGCGCCGTACCTGGTCCGCGGCAACCAGACGCCGCTGGCCGAGGGGATGGTCGGCAGCATCGAGCCGATGATCTGCGTCTACGGCGAGCTCGGCGTGCGGCTCGAGGACCACTTTGTGGTGACGCCCGCCGGGCCACGCTGGCTCAGCGAGCCTTCGGCGTCGCTCGACCGACCGTTTGGGTAG
- a CDS encoding PEP-CTERM sorting domain-containing protein — protein sequence MSRFAFSLTLFAAMLAAGSASAELVAYEPFDYNENEALNGQNGGGGFTSAWRDAGAAGGTILAGSLAGPAGLPTSGGHALLSGENGTYTIFRDFAELDSSDGATTWYSYIGQRIGDVQDPPAFGTNPYPRGVNVSLFDSGSERLAMGNSSNATADEWSIIPLGSGGLRQGAPNAPYSELHWGVIRIDHIGDETVNDNAYLWIDPDPNVEPTLGTADASAIDAADYSGIDSLRPFIGDTSSGRPAGQLLVDEIRIGTTYADMSGTRVVPEPAALCLAGLAVCGLVGRRRR from the coding sequence ATGTCTCGATTTGCTTTTTCACTGACGCTGTTCGCGGCGATGCTGGCGGCCGGCTCGGCCTCCGCCGAGCTCGTCGCCTACGAGCCGTTTGACTACAACGAAAACGAAGCCCTCAACGGGCAGAACGGCGGCGGCGGGTTCACCAGCGCGTGGCGCGACGCCGGCGCCGCCGGCGGAACCATCCTGGCCGGCAGCCTAGCCGGCCCAGCCGGACTGCCCACCTCGGGCGGCCACGCCTTGCTCTCTGGCGAAAACGGCACCTACACGATTTTCCGCGACTTCGCCGAGCTCGACTCTTCGGACGGCGCCACCACCTGGTACAGCTACATCGGTCAGCGGATCGGCGACGTCCAGGACCCGCCGGCGTTTGGCACCAACCCCTACCCGCGTGGCGTAAACGTGAGCCTGTTCGACAGCGGCTCAGAACGCCTGGCGATGGGCAACTCCTCCAACGCCACCGCCGACGAATGGTCGATCATCCCGCTCGGCAGCGGCGGCCTCCGCCAGGGCGCGCCGAACGCTCCCTACAGCGAACTCCACTGGGGCGTGATCCGGATTGACCACATCGGCGACGAGACCGTCAACGACAATGCCTACCTGTGGATCGACCCCGATCCTAATGTCGAGCCGACCCTCGGCACGGCGGACGCCTCGGCGATCGACGCCGCCGACTACTCCGGCATCGACTCGCTGCGGCCGTTCATTGGCGACACCAGCAGCGGCCGCCCCGCCGGCCAGCTGCTGGTCGACGAGATCCGCATCGGCACCACCTACGCCGACATGAGCGGCACCCGCGTGGTGCCCGAGCCGGCGGCCCTGTGCCTGGCCGGCCTGGCCGTCTGTGGCCTGGTGGGACGTCGCCGCCGCTAA
- the pelA gene encoding pectate lyase: MARIALLSALIGLAPLALISPLASGAGASWRSVLSQPRQWYASAEAERIADNVLAYQHPNGGWPKNIDKARVLSDAELTAVRRDAPRGQTIIDNGATHTEVRFLARVSAATGRPAYRDAALRGVDFLLDAQYPGGGWPMIYPLRRGYYTHITYNDGAMVGVLRALRDAAAGEDEWSFVDSARRARAADAVERGVQTILATQIRVDGKLTAWCAQHDEHTLAPAKARAYELPSISGQESVGIVEFLMEIPEPSDDVVEAVESAVDWFRRSKVEGVRVERTRRPRNSVLVEDPDARPLWARFYDIPTNRPMYVGRDGVPLDGYNELELERRLGYSYLGPYAERLLAKSYPRWRERVMGDE, encoded by the coding sequence TTGGCCCGCATCGCACTGCTGTCTGCATTGATTGGCCTGGCGCCGCTCGCGTTGATTTCGCCGTTGGCCAGCGGGGCGGGCGCTTCTTGGCGGAGCGTGCTGTCGCAGCCGCGGCAGTGGTACGCGTCCGCCGAGGCAGAGCGGATCGCGGACAACGTGCTCGCCTACCAGCACCCCAACGGCGGCTGGCCCAAGAACATCGACAAGGCCCGGGTGCTCAGTGACGCAGAACTCACCGCCGTGCGTCGCGACGCGCCCCGCGGTCAGACGATCATCGACAACGGCGCCACGCACACCGAGGTCCGCTTCTTAGCGCGGGTGTCCGCCGCCACCGGCCGCCCCGCGTACCGCGACGCCGCGCTGCGGGGCGTCGACTTCCTGCTCGACGCCCAGTACCCCGGCGGCGGCTGGCCGATGATCTACCCGCTGCGGCGTGGCTACTACACGCACATCACCTACAACGACGGCGCCATGGTCGGCGTGCTCCGCGCCCTCCGCGACGCCGCCGCCGGCGAGGACGAGTGGTCCTTCGTCGACAGCGCCCGCCGCGCCCGCGCAGCCGACGCGGTCGAGCGCGGCGTGCAGACGATCCTCGCCACGCAGATCCGGGTCGACGGGAAGCTGACCGCGTGGTGCGCCCAGCACGACGAGCACACCCTGGCGCCGGCGAAGGCCCGGGCGTACGAGCTGCCCTCGATCAGCGGCCAGGAGAGCGTCGGCATCGTGGAGTTCTTGATGGAGATCCCCGAGCCGAGCGATGACGTCGTCGAGGCGGTCGAGTCGGCGGTCGACTGGTTCCGCCGCTCGAAGGTCGAGGGGGTGCGTGTCGAGCGGACGCGTCGGCCCCGCAACAGCGTGCTGGTCGAAGACCCGGACGCCCGGCCGCTGTGGGCCCGCTTCTACGACATCCCGACCAACCGCCCGATGTACGTCGGCCGCGACGGCGTGCCGCTTGACGGCTACAACGAGCTAGAGCTCGAGCGCCGCCTCGGCTACAGCTACCTCGGCCCCTACGCCGAGCGGCTGTTGGCGAAGAGCTACCCGCGGTGGCGCGAGCGGGTCATGGGCGACGAATAG
- a CDS encoding thioredoxin family protein produces MNWHSFAIVAALAVAGPPLAEEFGGLVGKQLRENPYSCGQQCDLPRIDYARPACGESLELLHFWRPNCPVSVKTQRRVRTLQAQGYKIRSINTLTNRELSSRYQINATPTFITLDNGVVVHRVAAGLDKGEIAELLSP; encoded by the coding sequence ATGAACTGGCATAGCTTTGCGATCGTCGCCGCCCTGGCGGTGGCCGGCCCCCCGCTGGCGGAGGAGTTTGGCGGCCTCGTCGGCAAACAGCTCCGCGAGAACCCTTATTCGTGCGGCCAGCAGTGCGATCTGCCCCGCATTGATTACGCGCGTCCCGCCTGCGGCGAATCCCTCGAGCTCTTGCACTTCTGGCGCCCCAACTGCCCGGTGAGCGTCAAGACCCAGCGGCGGGTCCGCACGCTGCAGGCTCAGGGCTACAAGATCCGTTCGATCAACACGCTTACAAATCGAGAGCTTTCGAGCCGCTACCAGATCAACGCCACGCCGACTTTCATCACGCTCGACAACGGCGTGGTCGTGCACCGCGTCGCCGCGGGGCTCGACAAGGGCGAGATCGCCGAGTTGCTGTCGCCGTAG